The Longimicrobium sp. region GCCTGAACCCCGGCGACCGCTACAACGTGATCGCCTTCTCGGGCGACACCCGGCTGATGGAGAGCGGGCTGCTGCGCGCGGACGAGGCGGGGCGGCGGCGGGGTGTGGAGTGGGTGGGCGGGCTGCGTCCCGGCGGCGGCACCAACATCAACGACGCGCTGGTGGAGGCGATGGGGCAGTTCCCGCGTGAAGCCGCGCGGCCCCGGATGCTGGTGTTCCTGACCGACGGCCTGCCGACCGTGGGCGACACGGCGGTGGAGAAGATCATGGAGAACACGCGCCGCGCCCGCCGCGAGGGCGTGCGCCTGTTCACCTTCGGGGTGGGCTACGACGTGAACACGCGGCTGCTGGACCGCGTGGCGGCCGAGAACGGCGGCGTGGCCGACTACGTGGACCCGCGCGAGGACCTGGAGGTGAAGGTCGGCAACTTCTTCGACAAGGTGAACCACCCGGTGCTGACCAACGTGCGGGTGGACATGGGCCCGGTGCGCAGCGATCTCGTCTATCCGCGCACGCTCCCCGACCTGTTCCGGGGCACGCAGCTGGCGCTGGTGGGGCGGTACCGCAACAGCGCGGAGCTGCGCGACGTGGCCATCCGCCTGAGCGGCTCCGGCTCGCCGATGCGCACCTTCACCTACCCGGGCCAGCGCTTCCCCTTGCGCGCCGAGCAGAACGACTGGCTCCCGCGGCTCTGGGCCACGCGCCGCGTGGGGTGGCTGATGGAGCAGATCCGCAGCAACGGCGAGCAGAAGGAGCTGAGGGACGAGATCGTGGAGCTGGGCACGCGGTACGGGATCGTGACGCCGTACACGTCGTACCTGGCGCTGGAGCCCGGCGCGCGCGAGCAGCCGCAGGCGATGATGGACGTGGTGACGGGCAACGTGACGGCCAGCCCGCCCGTGCAGCGCTCGGGCGGGCGCGGCGTGCGCGTCCGCGGCAACGCCTCGATTCCGCCGCCCCCGCCCCCGCCGCCCCCGCCGCCGCCGCCGCCTCCTCCGCCTCCCCCACCGCCGGCGATGGTGGACCTGCAGGCGGTGACCGGCGCCGCCGCGGTGACGCAGAGCCGCAGCGCGCGCGGGATGCAGGAGACGACGACGGTCGGCGCCGACTCCGCCCAGGGCGGC contains the following coding sequences:
- a CDS encoding VWA domain-containing protein; its protein translation is LNPGDRYNVIAFSGDTRLMESGLLRADEAGRRRGVEWVGGLRPGGGTNINDALVEAMGQFPREAARPRMLVFLTDGLPTVGDTAVEKIMENTRRARREGVRLFTFGVGYDVNTRLLDRVAAENGGVADYVDPREDLEVKVGNFFDKVNHPVLTNVRVDMGPVRSDLVYPRTLPDLFRGTQLALVGRYRNSAELRDVAIRLSGSGSPMRTFTYPGQRFPLRAEQNDWLPRLWATRRVGWLMEQIRSNGEQKELRDEIVELGTRYGIVTPYTSYLALEPGAREQPQAMMDVVTGNVTASPPVQRSGGRGVRVRGNASIPPPPPPPPPPPPPPPPPPPPPAMVDLQAVTGAAAVTQSRSARGMQETTTVGADSAQGGGTQHVGGKTFYLRSGVWTDAEIREGTTLPETAVVFGSDEYYALLGRVPALARYFALGEQVAVVHEGRVYRVRPAPHP